CAGAACACCTGGTGCTGTATCatgtagttctgctagcttttaactctttaAAGGTACcgtgcacccacatcttcataacacagttcaggattctcttaaggttaaattacaggttcacttggcagttaggaaggcaaatgcaacgttagcattaatttcaagaggtcCTAGAGTACAAGAACAGGGGAACAGGGATATACTGCTGAGACTTTATAAGATTCTGGtctgactgcatttggaatattgtgagcagttttgagccccgtatctaaggaaggatgtactggccttggagggatgcagggaaggttcaccagaatgattccaggaatgaaggcATGTCGTACAAGCAACAGTTGAGAACTCTGTGTCTGTTCTCAATGGCGCTTAGAAGGATggatggggaggggggaaacggaAATCTCATTTGTgtttacagaatgctgagagatCTGGATAGAGTGAACCTAGAGAAGATGTGCccactagcaggagagactaggacaagggcacagcctcagaatgaagcaACAACCCttgaaaactgagatgagaagaaatgtcttcagccagagagtggtgagtctgtggaactcattgctgcaaagggctgtggaggccaagtcattgagcctCTTTAAGGTAGAGCTAGGTGGTTTTCTAGATTGGAAAGgcgatcaagggttatggggagctgacaggaaaatggggttgagaaacattagccatgatcgaatggtggagcaggcttaatggATTCTGCTTCTCTACCTTATGGTCTAATTTGTTATCATTTActtcagttttaattttaaacctgTCCTTATTCTTCTCACATCTCAGTATTGGCTAGTTCTGGCATTTTAATGAATGATATTTCTTCTGAACTGTTAAGCCTTTTTCCCACTGCTGTTTTTTATATTATATTTTGTATTGCTTTGGTTACCTTAAGTTTATTTGTGCCCTTTTTATTTTATCTTAAACCTTATAATTTTATCATCATTATTGTGCCAAGTTTTCCCCCTAAATTTGCTACTCTTATCGAGTCTAGTTTATTTCCCATTACTGGCAGTGCTTTGTTTTTTCGTTGGACTTCTTACATACTGGATAAAAAGGAAGTGCTATACATAGTTTAAACTTCCATTCACTTTTCCCTTTACCTATCTGTTCTTCCTATTTGTGCGGAGTTATATATGATCTCATATGATTACTATTCAATGNNNNNNNNNNNNNNNNNNNNNNNNNNNNNNNNNNNNNNNNNNNNNNNNNNNNNNNNNNNNNNNNNNNNNNNNNNNNNNNNNNNNNNNNNNNNNNNNNNNNNNNNNNNNNNNNNNNNNNNNNNNNNNNNNNNNNNNNNNNNNNNNNNNNNNNNNNNNNNNNNNNNNNNNNNNNNNNNNNNNNNNNNNNNNNNNNNNNNNNNNNNNNNNNNNNNNNNNNNNNNNNNNNNNNNNNNNNNNNNNNNNNNNNNNNNNNNNNNNNNNNNNNNNNNNNNNNNNNNNNNNNNNNNNNNNNNNNNNNNNNNNNNNNNNNNNNNNNNNNNNNNNNNNNNNNNNNNNNNNNNNNNNNNNNNNNNNNNNNNNNNNNNNNNNNNNNNNNNNNNNNNNNNNNNNNNNNNNNNNNNNNNNNNNNNNNNNNNNNNNNNNNNNNNNNNNNNNNNNNNNNNNNNNNNNNNNNNNNNNNNNNNNNNNNNNNNNNNNNNNNNNNNNNNNNNNNNNNNNNNCTGGAGCTAGGAGTGGAGGCGGGGTTGGGCGTGGGGTCGGAGATCGGCggactcagcaccgtcttcttgacctgcaatcttcttcccgacctctccgcccctaccccctctccggcctatcaccctcaccttaacctccttccacctatcgcattcccaacgcccctcccccaagtcccctcctcattcctgaaaaagggcttatgcccgaaacgtcgatgctcctgctccttggatgctgcctgacctgctgtgtttttccagcaacacatttttcagctttcttTCTACAgcctttctcaatttaaataatgttcagatttgggttttctatccttcctgtcatgTGGTTACcgtacattttccacattatattctatctgcctagtttttgctcattcacttagtctgtccatatccctctgtaaatTTGTTGTGTCATCCTCTCTACCTGCCTTttcatctgtttctgtgttgttagGGTAGCACAgtagctcactggttagcactgtcttacaataccagggacccagattcgattccacctttgggtgactgtgtggagtttggggagcgtagggggatgaaggtgaggctctgctgaggactgatctttatgttctccctgtgtctgcatgggtttcctctgggtgctctggtttcctcctacagtccaaagatgtgcaggtttgatggatatgccatgctaaattgcccacagtgtctagggatgtgcaggctgtgtggattagccatggaaaatgcagggttacgggataTGGTACAGTGCTGGGTCTGGGTAAGATGTTGTTCGAGGGATTGGTagagactcaatggaccaaatggcgtCCCTCTACACTGtgagggttctatgattctatttttcttttctttactgGTTGTGTCCCCTGAACTGAAGAGATTCTGAATCCCTTGGGGTGTTTTTGTGTTTAAGTGCAAGGACTCAGTGAAAACACCATTGtgcaaataattttattcaatattgTCCACCACCATGAAAAACCTATGTGGTCAGGGAGCCACTAACAAGCAAAGCTGGATAGGGGcaggttctatgattctgtgtatCCTTCTTCCACCCTAGTCCTCTCCTGCCCCTTCCAATCAGGTTAAAGCCCTGTCCACAGCTCTAGTTATTTAATTAAGCAGGACACTGGTACCTGCATGGTTCCCATGAAGCCTGTCTGCCTGGAACAGCTCCCTTCTATTTCAGTACTCAGTGCCAATCCCTATGCACTGAAACCCATTCCTCCCATATCAATCTTTAATCGATATGTTTAGTTACTTGACTTTATTTACATCTGTCTCGTTCTTTATTTCGTCATGTTTCAGTTAACCATACTATTTTTAGGTCTTCGCTAAAAATTCCTTGCTTCAGTTTCCCCAACTTTGTTTTGAATTCTTTGTACTTTGCTGTACAGGCAACTTCATCAATCATTGCCCACAATTTGCATCTCCAAGACATTGTACTGTGATCATTCTTACAATATATTGATATCACAACAACAAATACCCATGATGCAGGTTACCACCATTTCATTGAACAAAGGGTGAGGAAAAGGGCtaaatttacaaaattctgacTGTCTAAGTGTAATTCTGGTTTTCTCTTCTCTTTACAGTCTGTTGGAATACAGTGCAGCTTACTAAACCAGAAATCTCACCTCGGTCTGGAGCAGATTTCTGCAGTGGCTGCATCAGGAAGTTCATTGCTTGGCTCAAAAAAGTACAAGTTCATTGTAGATGATGAGACTAGTGAAACTATCGTGATTTGCTCTGCCTTCAGACTTCTGGAGAATCTGCAGTTGGATTGTCCAGTAGGACAGTTGTTGAATGAAGCAATACAAGCACACCACAAACAATACAAAAGTGGAACATCCACTCTCCTATTCCTTGCAGGAGCATGGAGTAAAGCAGTTTTAAATTGCATAAaccaagggattccaattccgaTCATAGTATCTGAGATGTATGGAGGGCTAGAACATTGCTTTGAAATACTAATATCACGTCAGATATCCATAGACAGCATTTTGGAAAACTCACAGTGTAAACAAAGGTCGCAAACAATTAAAGCTGATAGATTATCATGTACTTTAACTAGCTTTCCCACCCATCCGACAAACGAAATGCAATCAGTTGTAAAGGAACATGCTCACTTTCAGTCAAATATATCAATAAAAATGAATTCCAGAAACCACTACAGCATTAGCAATGAGCATGGCTCCTCTATGTTGTCTTTTTCAAGTAATATAATTACTCATGCCTCTTCTGACCAAGGTCACCCAAGTTATACACGCAACCAAGCAAAAGCAAGAATAAACATGAGCCGACACTTTGTGAATTCAAATATAAACAGACAAGAAGAAGCGTTGCCAGATTTGTCAAATAGTTTTCAACAGGATTCCTTTTCCACTCCAGCTGATTCTACTCGCTTTACTGCCCTGGCTTTATCATTGAGCCACGGAAACCATAGGATGATGAAATTAGcaatagaggcttacaaaattcaGACTCAAAGTATTTTGCAAGAAACTATTAAGAAAAGACCTCTCCCAGAATTTAACATTGATAAATTGGTTACGTATTTCTTACCAGGGCCACCTGAGCATGAGTCCTGTGTTAGTCCTGGTTTTGTCACATTAATTTCAGAAGATCAGTCTGAAATTGTCCAGGATTTGGCAACTTTGCCTCTTCATACCATATTTATAAGTGGAGATTTGACTGATAAGTACCGTCATCCAGGATTCAACAGAATTTCAGATATAAAAGTGGTCACTCAGACTGTTGAGGACATTTCCAAAACTTTAGAAGAAGAATGGTTATGTAGAACAATGGATATACTTCATAAATTTCATATTAATTTGATTCTGGTGAAAGGACTAACATCTCCATATTTAATGAATAAGTGTCTGCAAGAAAAGATTTTAGTTATTCAAGAAGTTAAAGAACCTGTATTTCAAAGATTAACAAAGGCTATGGAAGGCATCCATGTAACTTATATTACGCAAGTAAAAGAGAATTGCGTTGGAACTGGAGCACATCTATGTTTATGGAAAATGGGACATGGAAATATACCAAATTTAGGAGAAAGATTTGCTGTTCAGATAAATACATATACAACT
The nucleotide sequence above comes from Chiloscyllium plagiosum isolate BGI_BamShark_2017 chromosome 32, ASM401019v2, whole genome shotgun sequence. Encoded proteins:
- the bbs12 gene encoding Bardet-Biedl syndrome 12 protein isoform X1, with protein sequence MKQQPLKTEMRRNVFSQRVSVGIQCSLLNQKSHLGLEQISAVAASGSSLLGSKKYKFIVDDETSETIVICSAFRLLENLQLDCPVGQLLNEAIQAHHKQYKSGTSTLLFLAGAWSKAVLNCINQGIPIPIIVSEMYGGLEHCFEILISRQISIDSILENSQCKQRSQTIKADRLSCTLTSFPTHPTNEMQSVVKEHAHFQSNISIKMNSRNHYSISNEHGSSMLSFSSNIITHASSDQGHPSYTRNQAKARINMSRHFVNSNINRQEEALPDLSNSFQQDSFSTPADSTRFTALALSLSHGNHRMMKLAIEAYKIQTQSILQETIKKRPLPEFNIDKLVTYFLPGPPEHESCVSPGFVTLISEDQSEIVQDLATLPLHTIFISGDLTDKYRHPGFNRISDIKVVTQTVEDISKTLEEEWLCRTMDILHKFHINLILVKGLTSPYLMNKCLQEKILVIQEVKEPVFQRLTKAMEGIHVTYITQVKENCVGTGAHLCLWKMGHGNIPNLGERFAVQINTYTTAVITVVLCSPLRCKLQTLVDQFWTCAYRLKHALSERRIFPGAGATELACLCHLKQQILKNSPCTLGINETSCIGTHRSSWFAETAVLFKSQVLQALADGLTEYLVTAMFNTGMYETPLDALSEVQKCLHDSNGTFPIISELSEQHVKVGIPCRSSCSSLSDDCFDYEVYDNVTIKIEAWRRALNLVLLVLRADAEIITGTKAKAYTVSEDQLREGTFL
- the bbs12 gene encoding Bardet-Biedl syndrome 12 protein isoform X2 — protein: MEQVAGYSQSVGIQCSLLNQKSHLGLEQISAVAASGSSLLGSKKYKFIVDDETSETIVICSAFRLLENLQLDCPVGQLLNEAIQAHHKQYKSGTSTLLFLAGAWSKAVLNCINQGIPIPIIVSEMYGGLEHCFEILISRQISIDSILENSQCKQRSQTIKADRLSCTLTSFPTHPTNEMQSVVKEHAHFQSNISIKMNSRNHYSISNEHGSSMLSFSSNIITHASSDQGHPSYTRNQAKARINMSRHFVNSNINRQEEALPDLSNSFQQDSFSTPADSTRFTALALSLSHGNHRMMKLAIEAYKIQTQSILQETIKKRPLPEFNIDKLVTYFLPGPPEHESCVSPGFVTLISEDQSEIVQDLATLPLHTIFISGDLTDKYRHPGFNRISDIKVVTQTVEDISKTLEEEWLCRTMDILHKFHINLILVKGLTSPYLMNKCLQEKILVIQEVKEPVFQRLTKAMEGIHVTYITQVKENCVGTGAHLCLWKMGHGNIPNLGERFAVQINTYTTAVITVVLCSPLRCKLQTLVDQFWTCAYRLKHALSERRIFPGAGATELACLCHLKQQILKNSPCTLGINETSCIGTHRSSWFAETAVLFKSQVLQALADGLTEYLVTAMFNTGMYETPLDALSEVQKCLHDSNGTFPIISELSEQHVKVGIPCRSSCSSLSDDCFDYEVYDNVTIKIEAWRRALNLVLLVLRADAEIITGTKAKAYTVSEDQLREGTFL